The Proteiniphilum propionicum genome contains the following window.
AAGAACTGATGAGAAAAGATTTTGAACTGTTCCGCAAATACAACGTCAATGCCGTGCGTACAAGCCACTACCCGCAACCGGAGCTCTTCTACAGGCTGGCCGACGAATACGGGATCTACGTGATCGACGAGGCCAATATTGAGAGCCACGGGATGGGATATAACCTCCGGAAGGGAGGTACGCTGGCAAATAACCCGCTTTTTCTGGAAGATCACCTGAACCGCACCATAGGCATGGTGGAACGCGACAAGAACCACCCAAGCGTTATTACATGGTCTCTGGGCAACGAAGCGGGTAACGGATACAATTTCTATGAGACCTATCGCTGGATCAAAAGCCGGGACACCTCCCGTCCTGTACAGTACGAACGGGCTGTGATGGAGTGGAACAGCGATATTTTCGCGCCAATGTACTTCAACCCCGATGAGATTGAACGGTATGCTAAAGATCCCGAATCCGACCGCCCTCTTATCCTTTGCGAGTATGCTCACGCCATGGGAAACAGCTTGGGCAACTTCACCAAATACTGGGACATAATCCGGAAGTACCCGCTGCTACAGGGGGGCTTTATTTGGGACTGGGTGGACCAGGGATTGGTGAAGAGCGATGAGAAGGGAAACCGTTTCTGGGCCTACGGTGGCGACTACGGACCGACAGGTACTCCAACTTCCGGCGACTTTTGTATCAATGGTGTGGTATTCCCAGACCGGAGCGTGAAACCGCATACCGAAGAGATGCGCAAGGTATATCAAAATGTTTGGTTTCGGAATTTCAACCCGGAGGATGGGTCGGCAGAGCTCTACAACGAGCATTTCTTCAAGGACATCAGCAGGTACAACGTTACGTATAGCATCAAGGCTGAAGGGCGGGAGCTGTCAAAAGGACCGCTAAATGTGAATGCAGATCCCCAGGAGGCCATAAAAGTGAATATACCCGGATGGTCCCGCTACGCAAACAGAAATGATCAACTGACCATTACCTTCACAGTAACACAGAAGGAGGAGGAACGGCTTATCCCCGCCGGCTGGGTGGTGGCACGTGACCAGTTTACCGTCAATCACCTTTCTGATTTAGTTACTGGTAAAGAGAAAGCTGCTAAAGTAGAAGAGGACGAAACATCGGTTATCGTGAGCGGAGGTCGTTTCAAGGCTGTATTCAACAGGGAAAGCGGTCTGCTAACCTCCTACAGGGTGGATGGAACAGAATATATAGAAAACGGTGCGGGACCCCGTCCGTTCTTCTGGCGGGCACCTATCGATAACGATTACGGAGCTAGGCTGCCTCAGCGGCTTTCGGCGTGGAGAGAGGCTAGCTACCTGGAACTAAAGGCAGAAAACCTTAGGATAGCGACAGGTGATGAAACCACTCTCACCTATAGTTATAATTACCCCGAAGCTGGAGCCAGTAACGAAGTTACTTATACTATCTACAATAACGGAGCAATGCATATATCCAACACATTCAATGCTACTGCATCTAAGGCAGAGCTGATACCACGCATTGGCATGAGAATGCAGCTTAGCGGAGAGCTGGTGCAAGCGGATTATTACGGAAGGGGCCCCTGGGAAAACTATGCCGATAGAAAAAGTTCTGCTTTTGTGGACCTATACTCATCTCCGATAAGTGAGATGGTCACACGTTATGTGCTTCCACAGGAAAACGGACATCATACCGATACCCGCTGGCTGGCACTTACCCAAAAGTCGGGCGCCGGACTTCTCTTTGTTGCGGATAGCCTTTTCGAGTTCAACGTGTCTAACTATCTTCTTGAGACCATAACTAACGGAGAATCGCTCAACAACGATGCCCCGGTAGGAACCGTCGATCGAAACAAGCATATAAGCGACTACCGCCCATCGGATGTGGTGGACCTCTTTATCGATCACCGCATGCAGGGTGTGGGAGGGAACAACAGCTGGGGTAAGCTTCCGCTGGAAGAATACCTGATTCGTCCCGGAGAGGGCAAGGTTACCTACGGGTTTACCCTTATCCCCATCAGGAACAGGAAAGAGGTTGAACGCCATTTCCGGTAGTGGACTTCCTCCCGGCAGCTTTTTTCCAACCTGTTGGTGGTCATAATTCAGAGTCCGCTGAGTTTATCATGCCACCCATGCGTTCAGGTAGTGGTAGTTTACTTAATTAGTTTAATATAATAGGGGGCTGTTGACTTTTTGTTGGCAACCCCTTTACTATTTTCCTGTTTTGCATGTACCTGCTTCACGCTATGAATGATAAAATTATTAGCTGTTAAAAACCATGCCGGTTATACACTTTCAGCGACATTATCATATGCGAAAGATGAATTAATGTTATTAGACTAAACTAAAATAAAAATGAGATCAAATGAAAACAAAATCAATTAATTTTCAATTTGGTGTTTATAATATATCTATTATAACTCTGTTACTTACGATGTTTTCATGTCTGCCATGGAGAAGCAAGAAGAGTGTTGATTACGTTTCCCCGCAAACCGTTTTTAAAATCAATTCTTCTGAAAATAATCCTCGCAACAGTGAAGGTGATTTTATAAATCTTAAAGATGGAAGAATTCTATTTGTGTACAGCCATTATTATGGAACTTCTTCCAGCGATCACGCCACTGCTTATCTTGCAGGACGATATTCCGATGATGGGGGGCAAACATGGAGCGATAATGATGAGATAATTGTAGAAAATGAGGGGGGCATGAATGTGATGTCAGTCTCCCTGCTTCGTTTGCATAATGGAGATATAGCCTTGTTTTATTTAAGAAAAAATTCAACTGAAGATTGTATTCCGATGATGCGTATTTCTAAAGACGAAGCAAAATCGTGGAGCGAAGCAATCCGTTGTATTACTGATAAACAAGGCTATTTTGTGCTAAATAATGATAGAGTTATTCAACTTAAAGATGATAGGTTATTAATGTCAGTGGCCTTACATCAATTAAGAGGCGGCAAATGGTCAAATAAAGCCGATTTATTCTGTTATTACTCAGATGATAATGGCTTGACATGGTATTCAAGTTCACAAGTGCCGGATAATACTGATATTATTACTCAGGAGCCAGGGCTGGTTGAGATGAGGGATGGCCGTGTAATGATGTATATTCGCTCAAGCGGAGGATACCAGCAAATGTCATTTTCTTCCGATAGGGGAGAGACATGGAGCCATATTGAGGCTAGTAATATCCCGTCTCCATTATCACCTGCCTCAATTGAAAAAATACCAGGTTCAAATGATTGGCTTCTTGTGTGGAATAATAATGACGGGACGGATCCTGTTATTAAAAATAAAAGGACACCTTTAACTGTAGCGATTTCAAAAAATGAAGGGAAAACATGGGAAAATATCAAAAACATTCAGGACGATCCGGATGGATTTTATTGCTATATTGCAATTCATTTTGTAGACAAAAATAATATTTTACTTGGTTACTCTGATGGGAATCAATCTAAAAAAACACTTTTGTCTGTTATTGATATTACTCTTCTAAATAAGCAATGGCTTTATAAATGAAAATATTTTTCACGATAAGATAAAAATGAGTACTTTTATAGGCGATTAACTCTTTCTTATAGATGAAAGTTATAATTTAATATTTCTTATCAAAAACAACAATGTCGAGAGTTTCAAGAAGGAACACTAAGCCAAAAAAGAAATTTCACAATCGTAAAGGATTTTTCCTTATAACAGGAATTATAATTGGAATTGTATTTGTAGGAGCTTTGTATCAGACCTCGGTCTATTTTTCGACCAATGAATCGTGTATGATGTGTCATGTGCATCCTCATGTAGAAGATAGCTGGAAGCTGTCTACACATGTGAACAACGGTAGTGGAGTAATGGTAAACTGTGTGGATTGCCACCTTCCTCCTACAGACAACACATGGGAGCACTATAGCGCAAAAGCAGCACTTGGAATGCGCGACCTGTGGGGCTATCTAACCAAAGATACTGCCGATTTCGACTGGGATAAAAAATCAGAATTGGAATACGCTGTCAAATATATACCAAACAAATCATGTGTTAAGTGTCATCAAAATCTTTTTCCGGAGGGAATTACCGATGATGGTATCACAGCACATCTATATTATGAGGAGAATGCGGAAAAACTTGACCTCCAATGTATAAGCTGCCATCTCGATGCAGGGCATTATAATCCTAACTACGCACATGGACAGATGACAGGAATTCCTGGTGTAACAGGTTCAATGGCAGCTGACAGCAGCCTGTTTTATAAGGAATCGACTCAGGTAACTGCCTTTGCCAATTATACTGAGCAGATTCCCGGAACAGTTGTTTCATTCAACATGATTGCTGTTGACGGTGGAACATTTTTAATGGGGAGCCCGGAAAAAGAGCATTTCCGCAACCCGGATGAATCGCCACAGCATGAGGTTTCCGTGAGCCCTTTCTTTATGGCTGAAGTGGAAACTACATGGGATCAATTTTGGGCATTTTACGCTGAGACAATAAGTGAAGGGCGCACTCCCCCTGAAGTTGTTTATGAAAACAACTTGAATGCAGAAGAGGTTGATGCCATCTCCGGGCCAACACCTCCTTTTGGCTATCCGGACCAAGGTTGGGGGCAGGGCGACCGTCCCGCTATCACGATGACACATTACGCAGCTGAAACATTCTGTCAATGGTTATCAAAAAAAACAGGTAAGAATTACCGCCTGCCAACTGAAGCGGAATGGGAGTATGCTGCCAGGGGGGGTAAAAAAACAGCCTATTTCTTCCAAGGAAGTCCGAAGGATTTTTCCGACCGGGGCTTTATGAGGAATATTTTCAAACCTAAAACCGACAGCATCAGTGCTTATGTGGTGTATAATAAAAATAGCGATGGTAGAACACAACTGCCATTGGCTGTATTGCCGAATCAATATGGATTGAAGAATATGTTGGGTAATGTGATGGAATATACATCCGACAAATACGATCCGGAAGCTTATGGCAAACGTTCGGGAGTTACCGTAAATCCACGAGTGACTGAAGGTGAAGAGTGGGTGGTAAGAGGCGGATCATACAATTCCGATGCAGCTGATGTGCGCTGTGCAAGCCGTAGTCACACACAACATGACGCCTGGCTGAAGACAGACCCGCAGCAACCAAAGAGTATCTGGTGGTATTCTGATATTAAAGGAATCGGGTTCAGGGTAGTATGTGAACCAGATTCATCAATGAACCTGAACTAATTGACCGCTCAGTCAAGTTCGCTTAATTGATTCAAATATATGAGTCCGTTCGTAAAACCCGAAATGTTAAAATCGTTATTTACAATGCATTGAATGCCAATATCTGTTTTGGCCCGATTGTAATGTTAGGGATTTTCATG
Protein-coding sequences here:
- a CDS encoding glycoside hydrolase family 2 TIM barrel-domain containing protein; this translates as MKKLLILFSIYLAAGMLFAQEQTDRYAEITNPKLLHINREEPRSTFSSFTDLKEALAAGYISKGSDVLLLNGNWKFHYTDRFNERPKQGFQNSGFDDSQWSNIQVPGNWEVQGFGVPIYVNATYEFTSPGHAPYWDKPNPPLVPEEFNPTGTYRKLFTIPDNWQEKEIILCADATKGAAYYYLNGEFVGMNKEGKLPARFNVTEHAKAGENVIAVQIHRWSSGSYLECQDFWRLSGFDRDVYLYARPKLHLADVFVRSGLDVSYTNGQFALDITVASPEGNTRPFTVNYTLLDESGKKVSVGSLSDKSSGKASVSFEEMILGVKKWSAETPYLYTLTVELMDEKGSTLEATALKVGFRTAEIKNRQFLVNGQPVLLKGVNLHEHNEHTGHYVTEELMRKDFELFRKYNVNAVRTSHYPQPELFYRLADEYGIYVIDEANIESHGMGYNLRKGGTLANNPLFLEDHLNRTIGMVERDKNHPSVITWSLGNEAGNGYNFYETYRWIKSRDTSRPVQYERAVMEWNSDIFAPMYFNPDEIERYAKDPESDRPLILCEYAHAMGNSLGNFTKYWDIIRKYPLLQGGFIWDWVDQGLVKSDEKGNRFWAYGGDYGPTGTPTSGDFCINGVVFPDRSVKPHTEEMRKVYQNVWFRNFNPEDGSAELYNEHFFKDISRYNVTYSIKAEGRELSKGPLNVNADPQEAIKVNIPGWSRYANRNDQLTITFTVTQKEEERLIPAGWVVARDQFTVNHLSDLVTGKEKAAKVEEDETSVIVSGGRFKAVFNRESGLLTSYRVDGTEYIENGAGPRPFFWRAPIDNDYGARLPQRLSAWREASYLELKAENLRIATGDETTLTYSYNYPEAGASNEVTYTIYNNGAMHISNTFNATASKAELIPRIGMRMQLSGELVQADYYGRGPWENYADRKSSAFVDLYSSPISEMVTRYVLPQENGHHTDTRWLALTQKSGAGLLFVADSLFEFNVSNYLLETITNGESLNNDAPVGTVDRNKHISDYRPSDVVDLFIDHRMQGVGGNNSWGKLPLEEYLIRPGEGKVTYGFTLIPIRNRKEVERHFR
- a CDS encoding sialidase family protein, with the translated sequence MKTKSINFQFGVYNISIITLLLTMFSCLPWRSKKSVDYVSPQTVFKINSSENNPRNSEGDFINLKDGRILFVYSHYYGTSSSDHATAYLAGRYSDDGGQTWSDNDEIIVENEGGMNVMSVSLLRLHNGDIALFYLRKNSTEDCIPMMRISKDEAKSWSEAIRCITDKQGYFVLNNDRVIQLKDDRLLMSVALHQLRGGKWSNKADLFCYYSDDNGLTWYSSSQVPDNTDIITQEPGLVEMRDGRVMMYIRSSGGYQQMSFSSDRGETWSHIEASNIPSPLSPASIEKIPGSNDWLLVWNNNDGTDPVIKNKRTPLTVAISKNEGKTWENIKNIQDDPDGFYCYIAIHFVDKNNILLGYSDGNQSKKTLLSVIDITLLNKQWLYK
- a CDS encoding SUMF1/EgtB/PvdO family nonheme iron enzyme — translated: MSRVSRRNTKPKKKFHNRKGFFLITGIIIGIVFVGALYQTSVYFSTNESCMMCHVHPHVEDSWKLSTHVNNGSGVMVNCVDCHLPPTDNTWEHYSAKAALGMRDLWGYLTKDTADFDWDKKSELEYAVKYIPNKSCVKCHQNLFPEGITDDGITAHLYYEENAEKLDLQCISCHLDAGHYNPNYAHGQMTGIPGVTGSMAADSSLFYKESTQVTAFANYTEQIPGTVVSFNMIAVDGGTFLMGSPEKEHFRNPDESPQHEVSVSPFFMAEVETTWDQFWAFYAETISEGRTPPEVVYENNLNAEEVDAISGPTPPFGYPDQGWGQGDRPAITMTHYAAETFCQWLSKKTGKNYRLPTEAEWEYAARGGKKTAYFFQGSPKDFSDRGFMRNIFKPKTDSISAYVVYNKNSDGRTQLPLAVLPNQYGLKNMLGNVMEYTSDKYDPEAYGKRSGVTVNPRVTEGEEWVVRGGSYNSDAADVRCASRSHTQHDAWLKTDPQQPKSIWWYSDIKGIGFRVVCEPDSSMNLN